From the Hyphomicrobiaceae bacterium genome, the window GTGCCGCGCAAGAAAAAGGACGACTGACGTCCCTTCTTGCAGCACGAAAATACACAACAGGCCGGACAGTGATGTCTGGCCTATTGTTTTTTATGGGTACCACAGGCGGGCAGATGTTTAGTGTCGTCGAATCGTTGATGCAACCTTACTCATTGCTCTTGCGGGAAACCGCAAATCACGACACCTTCAATGCATCGCTGACTACAGCAAATGTATCTCGTCCGCTGTTACCCGCTCTCCCCCCAGAGCGTCAGCGACGAACAGAGTGAGGCAAGTCGTCCTTCTTCATTCTGTCAGCAAAGGCCATAGGCCTTGAACGGAGTGGTCCCCCCGACCACTCCGTTTTGCGTTTGAAGCTTGAAGCGCACGTTTTATCCTTTCTGGCCGCGTGCGGTTTCGCCGCCTTGAATTCCCAGCTCGGACAACAATATTAGATTTGTCTAATATAGTGACGTGCAATTACGACGTCGCGCTTTTTTGGCTTCCAGACGGCGAAGGAGCCTTCGATATGCTTTCTCTGTTTTTGCTTCCAGGTGATCTGGTTTGCGATTGGGCGGGTGTGCCTGCCGAAAGCGAGCATCGTCAGGTGCTGCGTTCGTTCATCAACATGATGGTGTGGAGCGCCGTCGCGATCGGAGTAACTGTTTGGGTGATGGTTTGATCCGCGTCCCAGTTTGATCCGGGGCCTTGATCGGGGTGGCTCAGCATTCAGGAAGCCGATCAACTCAAAGCGGCTTTGAGTTTCGACGCATTGGATTTGAGCACCTCTGCATCCTCCATCTTGCCCGCGTGTGCGCGCAGAGCTTGTCCGTCGTAGCGAGGGATGACGTGATAATGGAGATGAAACACCGTCTGTCCGCCGGCGGGTTCATTGAACTGCCAAACCGTAATGCCATCGGCATTGAACGCCGCCTTGGATGCGATCGCTACCTTCTGCACCAACGGCAAAACCTTCGCGAGGACGGCGGGGTCCGCATCGAGGACATTGCGTGAGGGTGCTTTCGGTACCACCAAGGCGTGTCCGGGCGATTGCGGCATCACATCCATGAACACGAGCGCCGTCTCATCCTCGTAGACCTTGTGGCAGGGGATGTCGCCACGAAGGATCTTGGCGAAGATGTTGTCGGGATCGTAAGTGGTCATGATCGTGTCTCCCTGGGCCGTGATTTTGCAGGCCACTTAAAGCCGATGACGCTTCGCGCGTAAAGCGCGAGGTATGGCGCGCGGCTCGTTCGCGGCGTCAAGGCTTACGATAGGGGCCAAGCTCGGCCAACTCCTCGTTGGCTTCGCTGACAGCTTCGCGCTCTTGTTCCAGATAGCGTCCGATGGCGCGACGCAGTTGAGGGTTTGCGATCCAGTGCGCCGAATAGGTTTCAACTGGCATATACCCGCGCGCCAGCTTGTGTTCGCCCTGCGCCCCAGCTTCCACACGCGCGAGCTTATGATGGATCGCGTACTCGATAGCCTGATAATAGCAGACCTCGAAATGCAGGAACGGGTGATGTTCAACAGCGCCCCAGTAGCGCCCGTAGAGGCAATCGCCGCCGATCATATTTAGCGCACCGGCAATATAGCGGCCCGCGCGCTTTGCCATCACAAGCAGGCACTGCTCGGGCATTGTGCGTCCAATCAACGAAAAGAACGTGCGATTGAGATAGGGGCGTCCCCATTTGCGATTTCCCGTATCCATGTAGAAGTCGAAAAAGGCGTCCCAGTGCGCTTCTGTGATGTCGCTGCCCTTGACGTGCTCGATCTCGATATCGGCCGAAACCGCTTCGGCGCGTTCCTTGCGCACCGCCTTTCGCTTGCGCGACGCGAATGTCGCAAGAAAATCTTCAAAGCTCGAAAAGCCCTGGTTGGTCCAGTGAAACTGCTGGCCCGTGCGGCTCAGAAAGCCAAGAGCTGCAAGGCGCTCTTGCAACGCGTGGTCTGTAAACGTCAGATGCACGGAGGACAGGCCTGCTTGGCTAGCAAGTTCCAAAGCGGCGGCGGCCAACAGCTGTTCGTTGGCGGCCGAAGTTGCGCCCGGCCTTGTCAGCAGTCGCGGTCCAGGTACTGGCGTGAATGGCACCGCGATCTGAAGTTTGGGGTAATACCGCCCGCCCGCCTGCATGTAGGCGTCCGCCCACGAATGATCGAAGACGTATTCGCCCTGGCTGTGGCTCTTGGCGTAACAGGGGGCGGCGGCGTCAATGCCGCCATCGTCGGCTTCAATCACGAGATGGCGAGGTGTCCACCCCGTCCCGGGCCCTACGCATTTTGCCTGTTCGAGGGCCGACAAGAACTCGTGCGAGACGAACGGATTGTAGAGTGAGGGGTCCGGATTGGCGACGGCGTTCCATGCAGACGCATCGAGCGCGCTCAAGGCCGAAACCACTTTGACTTCTACTCCTGGGGAACCGGACAAATGCTTACCTTCCATGTCAGGGCATCCCTCTTGCCCGATCGATACAGTAGCGGAACGTCGCTCTGTTGGTGCTGCATCCGCTGAATAACAGCTATCTGCCGGCGCGGCCCGTGAAGTGCTTAAGGCTCAAATCCTTCAAAGATCGGCGCATCGGCCCAGCGAGCGGCCTTGCTGCGATCCTTGGCCGTGCGCACCGTCCAGGTGAAAAGCGCAAGGCCGCACACCTCGCGCACGAAGCGCGTCACGGGGGTGGGAAGCGCCCCGATCTGATAGGCGTAGAATTGTGGATCGGCAGGCGCCGAAAGCAGCAGGTCACGCAAATCGTTTGCGCGGCTCTTTGAAAGCTTCTTCTGCCACCAGCCGTGCCCCGCATAGCTGCCCGATACGATCCCGCGCGGCATCTTCGGAGCCAACTCGCGCACCAACGTCATCACGTCGGGATCGAAAGACATCAGCGCAAGCGGGCCTTTGTAGCTTTGCGAAAGCTTTGCGACGCGCGACATGAACGATCGATCCGGCGGGTCCCACTCGCTCTTGATTTCTACCAGCAGCGGTACTTTTCCGCCGACCAGATCGAGAAGATCCGAATAGGTGAGGATGTGGGTATCGCAGCCCTTGTAGGACAGTGTTTTGAGATCGCGCGCTTCGAGTTTTGAAACCGCTCCCTTGCCCCGCACGAGCCGGTCCAACGTTTCATCGTGAAAGACAATCGGAAGCCCGCCCGCGGCAGGGCGCAGGTCGCATTCTATGCCATAGCCCTTGGCAATAGCGGCCTCAAACGCAGGTAACGTGTTCTCGACGATACCCTTTTTGGCGTTGTGCAATCCGCGATGTGCGATCGGCCGAAAAAAGGCGTCTCGGTCCAGCATCAGCTGCGCACCTTGAGGATCGCTTCGATTTCGACCGCAGCGCCTGCAGGTAAGCTCGCCGCGCCGACGGCTGCGCGCGTATGGCGGCCGTTGTCACCGAGTACGGCAACGAAGAGATCCGATGCCCCGTTGATGACCTGCGGCTGTTCGCGAAAATCCGGAGTGCTAGCGACGAAGCCGGTGAGCTTAACCACGCGCTCGATCTTCTCCAGACTGCCAAGGGCTGTTTTGGCTTGAGCAAGGATGGCGAGCGCACACTCACGGGCAGCGCTCTGGCCTTCTGATGTGGTTAAGTCTGCGCCAAGCGTGCCCGCAATGAGGGTGCCGTCGGTCTTGCGGGAGATCTGTCCTGAAACGAACAGCAGATCACCCGACAACAGCGCGGGTACGTAATTGGCAAGGGGCGTGGGGGCGCTGGGCAGTTCCAACCCCAGGGCCCGCAGGCGGTCTTCGCAGCTGTCGGACATGGCGCCTTTCTCTCGCTTCCGCATAACGGGTGCTTCGGGGCACTGGTGTTCGGCCGGGAATGCGATTAAGCAGCGTTCCTGACTTTACCTTTATGGCCTGTCACGGGTGCTTGCAATGCCCCCATTGCGCCTTAAGGTCAGACCAATATGGCAGTCAAACTGTGTGTTTCGGGAGATCGTGATTTGGTTGACCACTTGCGCCAGATGGCTTGCGCCTCAATCGGCTTCGTGCTGGCTTTTGTCAGCGCGGTAACGCCGGCGGCGGCGGGGGTTACGTTCGTGCCTCATCGGGCCATCTACGAGATCTCGCTGATCCGTTCGACTTCGGGTTCGGGCATTTCAGAGATGACGGGCCGCATGGTATATGAGCTGACCGGTTCCCAATGTGAAGGCTATACGCAGAACATGCGTTTCGTTACGCGCTCTTCCAATCAGGAGGGCACGGAGACGACCAACGATCTACGTACGTCGAGCTGGGAGGAGGCGGACGGCAAGAAGCTGCGCTTTTCATCGACCCAATATCAGAACGACTCCATCGTGGACGCAAGCCAGGGCGATGCATCGCGCACGAAGAACGGCAAGGACGAGGAGACCCGCGTCGATCTCACACGGCCTGCCAAAAAGCGCGTGTCTTTCCCTGGCAACGTCTTCTTTCCCATGCAGCATGCCGCCTTCCTTATCGAAGCCGCCCGCGCCGGCAAGACGCTGGTGACGGCTGACATCTACGATGGTTCGGAGAAAGGCGAGCGCTATTACACGACGACCGCAGTCATCGGCAAGAAGGTCGAACACGTCAGCATCCCTAGTGCCGTCTCGCACAAGGCGGCTGCCGATCTGGCGGGCGTTCCAGCTTGGCCGATGTCGATCAGCTATTTCGACTCCGGCAAGGAAAAAGAGGACACGCCGCCGGTTTACGAATTGTCGTTCAGCTATTTCGAAAACGGCGTCACCAACGATCTCAAGATCGACTATGGCGAATTCGCCATCAAGGGTGAGTTGGCTCAGCTCGATTTCCTGCCCGTCTCCAAGTGCGCGCGCTGATAAGTCAAGCGCGGGTCAGCCAGGCTGCGCCACGCACACCGGAGGCATCTCCCCACTTGGGCGAGCGCACGTCGACGGAAGGGGCGTCTGCGAAAATGTACGGGAACATGAGCCCAGGCAGCTTCGCATAGAAATGCGAAAGATTTGACAGACCGCCGCCGAGCACGATGACGTCAGGATCGAAAATGTTGACGATGTGCGCCAAGCCGCGCGCCAGCCTGAAGACATGCCGGTCAAGAGTAGCCTGAGCTTGGGCATCGCCGGCAGCCGCCGCGCTTGCGATCTCTTGGGCCGTTATCGACGCGCCTGTGCTGCTGGCGTGATCCGCGGAAAGCGCTGGGCCGGAGACCCAAGTTTCCATGCAGCCCTTGCGACCGCACCAGCACTGAGGCCCGGGGTATTCATCCGGCTCCGCCCAGGGCAACGGATTGTGCCCCCATTCGCCAGCGATTCCGAGGGGGCCGTCGATCAGCACGCCATTGTGGACCAGCGCGCCGCCGCATCCGGTTCCGAGAATGACGCCGAAGACGCTGCGGCAGGCCTGACCGGCGCCATCGGTTGCTTCCGAAAGTGCAAAGCAATTGGCGTCGTTGGCAATGGCGACAGGCTGATCGAGCCGCGCGAGCAGGTCTTGGTCGAGCGGATGCCCGTTGAGCCAAGTCGAGTTGGCGTTGTGCACGAGCCCGGTACGCCGAGACAGTGCCCCGGGAATGGCCAGTCCGAGCGGGACAGGTCCACTAGCGCCACCTTGCTGACGCAGCGCATCGAGCATCTGTGCGATCGTTTCGATGGTCAGGCGATAGTCGCCACGTGGAGACGGTTGGCGCATCCGGGCACGTTCACTGCCGTCAGGCCCAAGCAGGACGCCTTCGATCTTGGTGCCGCCAAGGTCGATGCCTGCGCGCATGCAGTATCCAGTGTCGTTGCTGCCATCGCCGCTCATGTGCTGTGCCAGTCCCGTCCATCTCCACCGCTCAACAGCGCGTGGGCCGGTGCGACGATCTCAGGCTTCAGCCCCTTATCGGCGACAAAAACCAGCAACAGGCTTTCGTCCGAGAGCAAATAATCGAGCACTGCAATCGCGAGCGTGGGATCGTCTCTCCAGCCTTTTAGGTCGTTGGGGGTAAGACCCGTGAGAGATAGGAATCTCACCAATCGGTGCGGATCGGCAGTGATAAAGGTAAGCCCCTGCAACGCAACGTTTTCCGCCTCGTCGCGTGTCATGGCTTCTCTACGCGGTTTCATCTGCCTTATCCCTTAATAAGTGCCAAATGCGCAACTGCTTTAACCGTTGGTTACGGCTTCTCATGCAAAGTGCAAAGATCATTAGGTGAGAATCGGTGCACATAAGTGCCGCCGGGGCAATTTGGTCTGGATGCATGACCTACCAACAGACAGGAAACAGCGTTGAGCGCCGCGGGGCCGATCCGCGGACAACGCAACGTTCCGTTCTCATCGTGGAAGACAACGAGCTCAACATGAAGCTCTTCCACGATCTGCTTGCCGCCCATGGCTACCGCACGATCCAGACCCGCAATGGACTGGATGCTCTGGGCCTTGCCCGTACGCATCGTCCGGATCTGATCCTGATGGACATCCAGCTTCCCGAAGTCTCGGGGCTCGAGGTGACCAAATGGATCAAGGAGGATGACGATCTGCGCGACATTCCTGTCATAGCCGTTACCGCCTTCGCGATGAAGGGCGACGAGGAGCGTATTCGCTCCGGCGGCTGCGAAGCCTACATCTCCAAACCGATCTCGGTGGTGGCGTTTCTCGAAACAGTCAAACGCTTCACCAGTCGAAACAAGTTCTGATCAATCGTCCGGTGGACAAATCGTAGTTACACATGACTGCCCGCGTACTCGTTGTCGATGACATCCTGGCCAATGTGAAGCTGCTCGAAGCGCGGCTTGCGGCCGAATATTTCGAAGTGCTTTCCGCCTTCAGCGGACGGGAGGCGCTCGACATCTTATCGCGCGAGCGTGTGGACGTGGTCCTGCTCGACGTCATGATGCCAGGCATGGACGGATTTGAAGTCTGCCGGCGCATCAAGGGGAACGCTAAGACCCATCATATTCCGGTCGTCATGGTGACGGCGCTTGATCAACCCTCCGACAAGGTCCAGGGCCTGGAAAGCGGCGCTGATGACTTCCTCACCAAGCCGGTCGACGACATCGCGCTCATCACACGCGTAAAGAATCTCGCGCGCCTCAAGATGCTCAACGACGAAATGATCATGCGCGCCTCCACGGGCGAGCGGATGGGCATCCCGGACGATGGCGCGCTCGCGAAGGCGCTCTCGGGGCGATCTGGCCGTGTGCTCGTGGTCGACGATCATCCGCGTTCGGCCGCACGGCTCCTGGAGGTCTTGTCCAAAACCAACGATGCGTTTGCCGAGCGTGATCCGCAGGCCGCGCTGGTCAAGCTCGCCGAGCACAATTTCGATTTGCTCGTCGTTAGCCTCTCGTTACAGAACGCCGATGGCCTGAGGCTGTGCTCGCAGGTGCGTTCGCTCGACCGCACGCGACATCTGCCGATCATCATTCTGGTAGAGCCGGGCGATGAGGCGCGTCTGCTGCGCGGTCTCGATATGGGCGTCAACGACTACCTCATGCGCCCCATCGATCGCCACGAACTGCTGGCGCGTGTGAAGACGCAGATCAAGCGGAAGCGCCATTCCGACTTCCTGCGTCATCGTCTCGAAGAGACTGTGGAACAATCGATCACCGACGGACTGACCGGTCTGCACAATCGCCGCTACATGGAAAGTCACCTGAAGACTCTGGTGACGGATTCGCTGCGCACCGGTCGTGCCCTGTCCATGCTCATCGCCGACATCGATCATTTCAAGCAAGTGAACGATACTTACGGACACGATGCCGGAGACATGGTGTTGCGTGAGTTCGCAGGTCGTCTGAAGCGTAATACCCGTGGCATCGATCTCGCCTGCCGGCTCGGCGGCGAAGAATTCGTCATCATTATGCCGGACACGGACATTGCGCGTGCTTATCAGGTTGGCGAGCGTGTGCGCGCCTACGCGGCTGCCGAAAACTTTACGATCGGCGCAGACAAGACAATCCGTGTAACCGCAAGCGTGGGCATTGCGACCCTGGAACGGGGCGATGACACCCCGGAAACCATCTATAAACGCGCGGACAACGCGCTCTACGCCGCCAAGCGCCGTGGCCGTAATCGAGTCGCGGCCGACGCCGCTTAGGCGTTTGCGCCCACTTCCGACCGTCGGCGAATTCTGCCTGCTTTCGACGTGCTCATCCTATCCATACGTCATTTCTGCGCCGCCTCGGCAAGAAATATGTTTTTTATCAAATGGTTGCGACGTCGTATGAAGAGGGCTTAAAAAAGCCGCACATGTCATTGATTCGTTGTGAAGTAGCAACAGTCAAAGCTGTTGTTGCAAAGTGTCGTTAAGTCTGCAACGTATTGCCGTAATTGAACGGGGAATAGTCAAACTTTATTGATTTTGGAAAAGGGGCCAGACGCGTTCTCCGTTCCGCAAGATCCCTCGCCTTTCGGGTCCGCCGCATAGACCTGATTGGAGTGAGGGTTTGATCAGCCGCAGTGGCCTTACGAGTGGCCTCCTCATAGGGTTGCGTTGGGCTGATCGATTAGCCGGGTGAGGGACAACGCCCTCTTTGGAACTTACTCGGTGAAGGACCAGGGTCCCGAGGCGAACTCGGAACGATTTACCCCGCTGCCGAGATAGTTTCGGACCCTGGTCGCATTCTCTCGACCAGAGCCCGAATTCAACGCAAATCGCGAAATCTAAGGAGTTTGGACGAAGATTCTATTTGATCTTCGTTTCCTTGAACTCGACGTGCTTGCGCACGACGGGATCGTATTTCTTAAACACCAGCTTTTCGGTCGCGGTGCGGGGGTTCTTCTTGGTGACGTAGAAGAAGCCCGTGCCAGCGGTCGACAGCAGCTTAATCTTTTGCACTACGGGCTTAGCCATGGCGATGAGCCTTTAGAAAATCCAGCGAAGGATGGGATGTTCGGAAGTTGCGCACCATAGTCATGGAATACTGCCTGTCAAGTTCCTGGCCGCTTAAGGCCCGCGACTAATGAGTTGGCGGCAGAAGCGGTCGCCCTGTTGGTAATAATATGGGACGGGTCCGAGACTTAGCAGTCCCGGTCGGGCCAGGACGCTTTCCAGATCCGCAAGCACACGGCGGGTAATGTTGGGCAGGTCGAGGGCCCTGGCATCTTCGAAGGTAAACCAACCGAGATCGGTAAATTCGCCATCGCCCGAGCCTGCGTTTTCAATGACGCTGTCGCGCATGGCGATGAAGAAGCGGGTGTCGTAGCGGCGAGGCCGACCCGGTGGGGTAATGGCGCGCGCGATCAGTCTCAGCGGTGCAAGCGTGGGAACGAGGCCGAGCGTGTCGAAGGCCGGCCAGACGCTGCTCTCGGATGATGCCGCGCGAGGAACGGCCATGGCGTGTCCGGTCTCCTCGAAAAGCTCGCGAACCGCGGCAAGCGCCAATGCGCGGGCAAATGCAGAGCTTGCAGGCATGGGCAGCGCGCTCAGCAGTGCGGCTTCATCGTGCGGGTCGAGGTCGGAAGCGGTCGCGATCGATCCGTCGTCCTTCTCCAGTCGGCCTCCGGGGAAAACCCACTTGTTGGGAAGGAACACATTGTCAGCACGGCGGCGGCCCATGAGAAGGCGAGGCGAGGACGAACCGCGATCGATGAGAAGGATGGAGGCGGCATCACGGATCGCAACACCGGCCTGATCCGCAGCGTGCGTTGTTTCACGTTCGCTCATGGTCGTTGCGACCTGCAGATCAGTTTGAACCCGCTGGCCGGGGCTCTGCTGGAGGGATATCGGCGCCTTCAACTTCGAGTGCGCCAAACCCGTGCATACGGTTGGCCCACTGATAGCCGATGAGCGCACCCTTCACGCGCGGCAGCAGCCACAAGCTCAACAGCACGAGCGCGGGCAGCCATATGGCGAGCTGCACCCACGTCGGCGGCGCGAACGCCTGCTCAGTGGCCAGAATTCCGCCAACGATGACGTGGCCCGTGATGAACATGGTGAAGTAGGGCGGCGCGTCGTCGGCGCGCTGGTGGTACAACTCCTCGCCACACGACGGGCAAGTGTCATTGACCTTCAAATAGCTTCGATACATCGCGCCGGTGCCGCACGCGGGGCACTTCTGCCGCCAGCCGCGTTTGAGCGCCACCCAGACGTCGCGATCTGGAAGATTGATGCCGCCGCCGCCGATGTGTTTTGTCTCTGTCATGGGTCAGAAACTGGACCTCCTGGTGTCGCTTTGCAAGCGGTTGCGAAGCCGCAGCGGGATTTCCCGTGCGGCGTCATCCTTATCGTCCCCGGCGTCGAAAGCCTCCGCCCTTGGGGCGGCCGCCGCGTGGCTCGCGTGGAAGCTTACCGCCTCCAGCCTTGAAACTTGAAAGGTGGCCACGTGTTCCAGGCGTCAGCATCTCAAATCGCATAGCACCGGCCGAAGGGATGACTTCAAGCAGTCGCACCTCGACCACGTCGCCAAGACGGTAACCCTCGCCCGTGCGCGCACCGATGAGCGCGTGGGCGGCTTCAACGTGGTGATAGTAGTCGTTGCCCAAGGACGAGATGGGAATGTAGCCGTCGGCTCCCGTGTCCTTCAACTTTACGAACAGCCCCGATCGCGTGACGCCCGCAATGCGCGCTGCGAAGGTTGCGCCGACGTGATCGGCAAGATGCGCCGCGATCAGCCGATCCATAGTTTCCCGTTCGGCCGCCATCGCACGGCGCTCGGTGTCGGAAATCTGCTTCGAGATTGCGGTAAGTCGCGGGATCTCTTCATCTGTCAGACCGCCTTCGCCAAGTTTTAACGCGCGTACCAGCGCTCGATGCACCAGCAGATCGGCATAACGGCGGATCGGAGATGTGAAGTGCGCATATCGCGCTAGGTTCAATCCGAAGTGCCCGATGTTCTTTGGTGCGTACTCGGCTTGCGACTGAGAACGCAAAATCACCTCGTTGACGAGATCTGGAACCGGAAGATCCTTGGCTTGCGCCAGGACCTTGTTGAAGGCGTCCGGCTTCAAGGCTCCAGCGTGAGGGATCTTCATGTCGAGCGTTTCGAGGAAGTCGCGCAGCCCCTTGAGCTTTTCCTGACTAGGCGCGTCATGCACGCGGTAGACGAGGGGAGACTTATTTTCTTCCAAGGTCTCGGCGGCGGCCACGTTGGCCTGGATCATCATTTCCTCGATCAGCCGGTGGGCGTCGAGGCGCTCTGGTGTAATGATCTGCGCGACGCGGCCTTTTTCATCGAGCTTGATTTTGCGTTCGGGGAGATCGAGGTCGAGTGGGCCGCGCTTGTCACGCGCCTTTGCCAATGCGGCGTAGGCTTCCCACAGTGGCCTTAACGCGCGCTCCATCAGCGGCGCGCACTTTTCCGACACGTTGCCGTCGATGGCGGCCTGCGCCTCCTGATAGGAGAGCTTGGCCGCCGATTTCATCATCGCGCGCAAGAATGTGTGGCTTCTCTTCTCGCCCCACTTGTTGAACACCATGCGGGCGGCAAGGCACGGCCGTTCCTCGCCTTCGCGCAGAGAGCACAAATCGTTGGAGATCTTTTCCGGCAGCATCGGTACGACCCGGTCGGGGAAGTAGACCGAGTTGCCGCGCAGCTGTGCCTCGCGATCGAGCTTGGTATCGGGGCGGATGTAGTGCGCGACGTCGGCAATCGCCACGATCACGACCCAGCCACCTTCATTGTTCGGGTCTGCATCGGGTTCTGCATAGACGGCGTCGTCGTGGTCGCGGGCGTCCACGGGATCGATCGTCAACAGCGGAACTTCGCGCAGATCCGTGCGGACATCCATGGTGGGAGGATCGAGATGCTCGGCCTCGATCAACACACTCTCGGGAAAGTCCTCTGGAATGCCGTGCGCATGGATCGCGATAAGAGAGATCTGGCGTTGGTCTGACGGATTGCCGAGGCTTTCCAGGACATGCGCACGCGGTGTCGCGAAACGGCCTTTGCGCGCCAGATCGAAACGCACCAGATCGCCGTCCTTCGCCTCGCCTTCGTCACCCGGGGCGATCGACCAGCTCTTGAGTTCCTTGCGGTCTATGGGTTCGATGGTGCCGCCGCCGCGTTTGGCTTCGCGATAAATGCCGAGAAGCCGGCGCTTCTCGCGCGGCAGCTTTTTGATCGGCGTTGCCTCGTAGTCTGCGTCCGCATCACGCGGCAATTTAGAGAGCTTAGCGAGCACGCGGTCGCCCGCGCCAATTTCCGCATCGCCCTCGCGTGTGCTGATGAGAAGCCGCACAACGGGGCGAGGCCCTTCGTCTTCCCAGATAACAGGCTTGCCGATGAGGTCTCCGTCGCGGTCACGTCCCGTCACTTCGATCTGAGTCACGGCCGGCAAGCGACCAGGCTCGCGCAGGTCCTTCTTGTTGCCTGCCAATAGGCCTTCTTCGGCCATCTCCGCGAGGATACGTTTGAGCGCAATGCGCGCTCCCGCCCGGACGCCGAAGGCGCGGGCAATTTCGCGCTTCCCGGCTTTGCCCTGGAAAGAGTTCAAGAACTCTATGATCTGCTCGCGGGACGGCAATCCGCCATTGGCGGGGGCGCGCGGATCTTTGGTTTTGCGGGCCACCGCTTCTCCTTGCTCTTTTCCTGAGCCTTAAGCCTTCGCCGTCTTCGAGGGCGCGGACTTCTTGGCTGGCGCTTTTTTCGCGGCCTTCTTCGCAGGTGCAGCCTTGGCCTTTGTCGGCTTGTCGCCCGCTCCGTCGGCGTCTTTAGCAGCCGCCTTCTTGGCAGGAGCCTTGGCTTTCTTTCCGGGCTTTTTTCCGCCGCCCTTGGCGATGCGCTCGTTGATGAGCTCAATCGCCTCTTCCTGCGTCAAGTCCTCTGGCTTTTT encodes:
- the rnr gene encoding ribonuclease R; this encodes MARKTKDPRAPANGGLPSREQIIEFLNSFQGKAGKREIARAFGVRAGARIALKRILAEMAEEGLLAGNKKDLREPGRLPAVTQIEVTGRDRDGDLIGKPVIWEDEGPRPVVRLLISTREGDAEIGAGDRVLAKLSKLPRDADADYEATPIKKLPREKRRLLGIYREAKRGGGTIEPIDRKELKSWSIAPGDEGEAKDGDLVRFDLARKGRFATPRAHVLESLGNPSDQRQISLIAIHAHGIPEDFPESVLIEAEHLDPPTMDVRTDLREVPLLTIDPVDARDHDDAVYAEPDADPNNEGGWVVIVAIADVAHYIRPDTKLDREAQLRGNSVYFPDRVVPMLPEKISNDLCSLREGEERPCLAARMVFNKWGEKRSHTFLRAMMKSAAKLSYQEAQAAIDGNVSEKCAPLMERALRPLWEAYAALAKARDKRGPLDLDLPERKIKLDEKGRVAQIITPERLDAHRLIEEMMIQANVAAAETLEENKSPLVYRVHDAPSQEKLKGLRDFLETLDMKIPHAGALKPDAFNKVLAQAKDLPVPDLVNEVILRSQSQAEYAPKNIGHFGLNLARYAHFTSPIRRYADLLVHRALVRALKLGEGGLTDEEIPRLTAISKQISDTERRAMAAERETMDRLIAAHLADHVGATFAARIAGVTRSGLFVKLKDTGADGYIPISSLGNDYYHHVEAAHALIGARTGEGYRLGDVVEVRLLEVIPSAGAMRFEMLTPGTRGHLSSFKAGGGKLPREPRGGRPKGGGFRRRGR